The Vicugna pacos chromosome 32, VicPac4, whole genome shotgun sequence genomic sequence ACACCGGTAAAGCCCCGGGCAAGTGGCACTCCCTTCCTCTGCACGGATTCAGGCCAGAGAAAATGAGGATCGTGACGCCTGCCCCACAGTTATTGTGGGAGCCACACATCAAGGCGGGGGAGGGCATTGCAGGCGGTGAGCTCCTGTACGAATTAGAGGTGCTTACTGCAGTCGGTTCTCATTATTTACAGCCGTTCCGTTACATAAAGTCACTGCAGACACTGAACAGGCAAACACTGAGCCATTCCTTCTAGaggagataaacacacacacacgcacacgtgcacacgtCTCATATAGATGATAACAACCCTGCAGGCTCAGGACAGCTGTGGTCTACACTGTAGGAGGTGGGATGGGGAAAGTTCTAGCAGCGGGTGGTGCCCACCCGAGCCGGGAGACGGTGAGGGCAGAACGGCCCACTGCACCCATCGCAGCGTTCTTGGCGGTAAGCAGCCGGGTTCTCTTGACAAAGGTCTGCATGTGGCCACAgagaccaggagtgttcaggggTCTTACCGGATGTCTCCCAGGGCAGTGCTCTGGAAGGAAGGCAGGGTTTCTCTAGAACGGGTCTCCCACCCCCTTCCACGTACCTAAGGGAGGGCGGCTGGGTTCGGCATTGCCTCAGCATCCCAGGGTTTTAAAAGAAGGACACAGTCCCCCATTCCGTTTCCTGCCGTAGTTGAGAATCTCATTCCAATTGCCCTCTTTGTGATCCTGGGCACAATAATGCAGGTTTACGTCCCTCAGACATGCCCTGAAAGACACGCTGACTTGCCTGGTTCATTGATTTTTCCTCCCTTCATGAAGTGAAGCAGACGAAGAGAGGGATGGGTGAAGCCGATCCTTTCAGGCTTTGAAAAGTTACTGACGTGCCCGGTTTCAGCTCCCGCGGAGGTTTCGGTGGGGGAGACACATGAGCTGCCGCTTTACACACACCTGCGGGCACACTTGCTGCTCAGAGCAGGAGAGCCTGGAAGGCGGGGGCCCTTGGACAGGGTGGGCAAGCGGGGCCCCAGATGGACTCAGCCTGGTGCACAGTGACCTTCCAGCACCCCCGTCGTTGCTCTGTGGCCCAGGCTTGTCGAGTGTGTCCCTGGGGCTTCAGCCCATCTTCCCGTAAGCGGCCTTGGTTAATTATGCTGAAAGGTTCCCGAAGATGGCGGTGACACTGTGAGGTGGAAGTGACAAGGACCTGTGTCCGCGATGCCGGTGCAGGGGGACGTTCAAGCATCACGTTAGTGACTCTCTCCCCGGTCCTTGATTTCACTCTGCAGTGAACCGGGTTCATCTTTTCCTTCTCACGGGAGCAAGTTCATCTTCGTGCccttctggggtggggaggggacgtgGTGATAATTTGTCGCAAGCCACACGGAGGTTTGGCCTTTGAGTTTGGGTGCTGGCACTGCTGGCAGCGCTCTGAGCCGTCCGTTGGCCCGGCCACGTCGAGAGGGCGCTCGGACACGTGCGTCCGGGGCTTGGAGGGGAGGTCTGGGCTGCAGGTGAGGAAGAGAAGGTCACGAGCGAGCCCTCATTTGTGGCTTGGAGAACGGGCTGCCTGGTGGCACTCTGGGCGAGTTGGGGGATCCTGTATCCCCACGTGGCACCCCTAAAAGCAGCTGAGCCAGTTGCATCAAATTGCTCGCCTCagattcatctgtaaaatgcgaAGTGTGGGGCCCTGGCAGTTTTGTGACTCTCTGCTGAATTGAGTGTTGGTTTTGTGTCTTCTGCACCGAAAGCGACCTTTGctgcctccaccccctccccacccagacacGTAAATGATGTTCCCCTGAGGGCCTGGGAGAGAAAGTCAtcaattttctttgctttttcggAAGATGTGAGATGAAATGGGGGCTTCGTGATCTAATACCTAACCTGCTGGTGCACGCACATTCAAAGGGTGCCCCCACGTGCTGGGTCAAAAgtccataacaaaatgccacatcCTCACCTCCGTTCTGCAAAATTATAGAGTCACGGGGCAAAAAGAATTATATCCACGTTTCTAGTGCATTTCATGAGAATCTTCCTACAAGGATTTTAATCTAGTGCCAAGCTCTCTTAACATCTCAAATAAAGTGCTGTTTTAGTAACATATGGGTACCTTTTACGCATCTTCAAATGAGGTGCAAGAGTGAAATATGTTGCACCTGGGGTCTGATTAATGGTGGTTTGAGTACGTAAAGAAGGTGGaggtaaaggggaaaaaaagcacagaaaagacAGCAAAGGTTATGTAACTCCATTAAATTATGTTTATGGTTTCACTTGTCAGTCTTTCATAACACAAAGCGGTTTTCCCGAAGTCTGTTTATCAGTATTTGTCACTGATCAGTGCCTACAAATTGCCTTCTGTTCAAGTCACGTTCTCCTGGCTGTCCTGGGGGCTCATCACTCAGGGCTGCCGTCGCACATGAGCTTGCGCCGTCGGGGTTTGCCCGTGTTTTCCTGCTGATGCATCTGGAGGTTCTAACCCCTCCCCCGAAGGTCTCCGACGACTGCGCTTCCATCTTCGTGAACGGGAAGGAGATGAAGGGCAGGGTGGACACGATCGTGAACTTCACCCACCAGCACTTCACCTCCCAGCTGGAGGTCACCGTCTGGGCGCCCAGACTGCCCCTGCAGGTGGAGATCTCAGACACGGAGCTGAGCCAGGTCAAAGGATGGAGGGTCCCGGTGGCCGCCAGCAAAAGGTGAGGAACCGAGGCGGGGGGCGACTGCCCCAGGGAAGCTGCGTCCACCGGGGGGCAGTGAGGGACTGGGTTCAGGTGGCTCTGACTCGGGCACTTACTTTGACATGCAGAAATTACAAGTGGGCTAAGAGTCTACCGCTGAGAATAGCCACTAGCCTCAATAAAATGATGCAGCGTCCAGGAAGCACCTGGCTCGAGGCTTGGCATGTAaggaatagctttttttttttttaaactacttccttATTATCCTTGTCCATTCCCAATTTCCTACTTTGTAGATGTCAGCCACCATCTATGGGGGTCAGGGCAATGGCTAAGCTGCGGGCTATGGAATAAGGCCACTGAGTTTTCAccctggctttcccacatgtagctgtgtgaccttggacaagttacttagcctctctgttcctgtttctccatctgtcaGTCGGCCGTGACGATGTTACTGAGTAGCGTTGTCCTAAGAATTCAGTGAAAGGATACAGAACTCTAAAGATGTTACCCCTTCAAAGAGTCCCATCTCCTGGTGGGTCAGTCAAACGCTAATCGGATGCTGCTGTGACAGGATTTTCCGGGGACCATTAAAATTCTAAATTCGTCCAccttaaaataaggagattatttaGGTGGGCCTGACGCATCACTGGAGTCCTTTGAAAGCAGAAAGTTTTGTCTAACTGGTGAATGGCATCCCCCAGTATGACACTTTTAAAAATGGACGTGTTTTTTATTCAGCGTAATTCCTTTGCGATCCAGCTGAGATGTTGCCTGTTTCTACTGTCCGTTTATTTATTTCGCTGAGTGTGTCCCATGGTGGGTTTATCAGTTTGCTTAATCATTCATCCACCGAAGGACGCTCGTGTTGTGTCCAGTGTGGGGCTGTTTCGGAGAGAGCTGCCCTGACGCTTGTGTATGAGTTTCCTCATGAACgtacagttttcatttttctgaggaAGCTGTCCAAGAGGGCAGTGGTTGGGTCACGTGGGAAGGGCATCTTTAGCTTtagaagaaactgccaaactggttTCCAGGGAGGCTGTTCCatttttacatccccaccagcgaTGGGGCGGGCATCCAGttactccacatccttaccagcacCTTAAAAGGTTACAGAGAGCGGGGCACCATTTATGACAGGATATAAAACGGAGAGCAGGTCAGTGGTTGCCATGAGTTACGGATGGTGTACAGGTGGGAAGTGCCCAGGACGCCCCCGTGGAGATGGACTAGTTCTTTATCTGAGTTACAGGTTTGGCTACGTGAAAtgtgataaaattgcatagaactacacacacacacacgcaaatgaATATTCATTAAATTGTTGACATCTGAACAAGCTCTGCCTTGTACTGATGTCAGTTTCCTGTCGGTATTGTACTATGGGTATGTCAGAATGTTACCTGGGGGGTGCTGGGTAAAGAATATACAGGACCTTCTTATCCAATTTTATAAACTTTCAGTGAATTTATTATGCtttcaaaatttaaagttttttttaaaaacacaatggtTTATTAATATGGTATTTCTAAAACTTTATTCACTCACCACTTTTATCATACTATGGCTGAGTACCACCTCTCACGTACTTAATTtggttcttttttcagttttattcatttatttaagggGAACTTCACATCACCATCAAAAATAGCCAACTAGTAAACGTttatgcaaagaaaacaaaatattgttaCTAAATTCCGAGTAGGTACAGTCGTTTGTCTGAATTCGGCTTTATTAACTGGTAGGGACTAGCAGGTGTCGGAGAGCCAGTGAAGACGGCCTGGCACCGAACAGAGACGTTCTCTGTGATATAATGGAGGACTGGAAAATGAAATGGGACTCACATTTCAGCATGCCAGTCAGTGCTTTTAGTGCGTGTCTCCTTGCCACCTAAAATCAACTCACTCACCAGCAAGGATATTTACCCCTCACTTTGGGAAACCCGTATTGCTAGGTGCTGGTGAAATCTTTTCCTATCACTAATAATCGAAACTCATTGAATTTTTTGCATTTTAGTGAGTGTTGAGGGAGAGAAAGTCTCATTTCTTTGACCAGTCAAGGCTGAGTTAAACTCAGACTCTAAGCAGGCTTCCCCCCACGTGGTGACTTACTTTTCCTGTGTCGCTAACAGAAGACGGTAGAAACGGTGAGAGCTGGTTTTAGTCTCCTAGCCTGGAGGGTTAGCCTTTCAGGGAGCAGGAATAACGTATTTTTAAGAAAGTAGGTTTCAGAAGTGACGTGGCGCTCAGTCCGCACGTGCTAACGACCAGCTGTCTGGGCCCCACACtaaccactctgagccttggtttcctggtGTAAAGAAAGGAACGTGTCTCACAGACACTGTAAAGGGAAACGGAGTCAGATATAAAAAGGGAGAGGACGCCGACAGGCGGACAGCGGGCTGGCTGGGACTCCTCTGCCTCCAGGTGGCAGCTGCATGGCCGAGGTCCAGGtgcctctgtgccttggtttcctcgctGGTGAGACCAGGATAGTAAAACACTGCTCCCGCAGGGGGGTCTTTGGAGACTGCAGGGGTCAGCTGTGTGGCTGGCGTGTGGTCCTGGTCCATCTCAGCACTTCTTGTCCTTTACGTGAGTGCATCGGGCAGGACCAGGCACGTAGTAGGTCTAACTCGGCACACATGAGTCACTGCCCCTTTCTCCGCTGACACAAGTCCCGTCCACTGTCGGCCACCGACCAGTCAGCAGCCACCAAACCGGGCCCTCTCATGATGTAGGACAGGTTCATTTTGAGGGGAAGGTTCTGGAATAACAAGGCTAGGGTTTTTCAGGGCAGCCTGTGGGCGGGCGAGTGAGAGGAGAGGGCTTGCCAGGacttgggaggggctggggctccgGGGGGAGCAGCGGGCACCCGGGGGCGCAGGTGCCAGGCGCGTTTCAGCGGTTTCCGTGGCCCCGCGGGGTGGCGGCCACTTAGATCAGGGCGCGTGGGCGGCAGGGGGCGCCCTCTGCTCGCGTTCGGGGCCCTGCGCTCAGAGGAAGCCGCTTCTCCAGAGGTGAcagggccttctccagggagggggcaggatgtCGGCACGGTGCCCGGGGGATGGCTCAGGAGGGCGGGCCTCCCGCGCGCCGCGCAGTCACGTGGCACCTGGGACGGTGGTTCGCGCGGAACCTACCCGCCGTGACGCTCGCTCTGGGGGgggtgtgtgcgtgtctgtgtgcgtgtctgtgtgtctgtgtgtgcgcgcgcgccccAGGCCCACCCGGGACAGCGAGGACGAGGAGGACGAGGAGAGGAAGGGCAGAGGCTGCTCGCTGCAGTACCAGCACGCCGCCGTGCGCGTCCTCACCCAGTTCGTGGCCGAGTCGCCCGACTCGGGTCAGCTGAGCTACATGCTGGGCCCCGACTGGCAGTTTGACATCACCGACCTCGTGGTGGACTTCATGAAGGTGGAGGAGCCGAAGATTGCCCAGTTACAGGACGGCAGGACCCTGGCGGGCCGGGAGCCGGGCATCACCACCGTGCAGGTACGGGGACCCTCCCGACCCCAGCCTGCGCGATGCCGGGTGTGCGCGCATGCGCCAGAGCCGCGTGGGCTGTGCCGCAGTTTAACCATCCAAACTCAGGCTTTGCGCTTTAGAGTTGGAGAAACACAGATAATTTCTTTCACCAAAGCTGAATTTAACACACAGTGTAAGCCATCTTTCCCCTGCTCGGATCATTCACTTTTCATACCATCGCTAACAGGAGATGGTAGAAGCTGTGAGGCGAGTTTTCCTGTCCTAACCCTGAGGGTTAACCATTTAGGCGTGTTTCACCTTGAACAGCGGacaagcacatttttaaaaacatgaactgCACTAACAATAACTTCAGGAACGCCCTGCGTTTTGTTACAGTGAAGCTGTTTTCTAGCCGGCTTCGACAGGATGCCTACCTGGAAACAGTGCAGCGTAGTTCCCAGTAACAAATTAAAACCTTTCCACTCATAGTTAAGTCATAGTTTAGGTGCTGCCGAAGTGAATTTTTGATGCAGGTGGATTCAGCTTTATATTTTGGATGACTTTTCTATTGCTCTGTGAGAAATCACTGGAAATCTCCCGGCTTAAACCCCCACTCACTTATTGACCCCGAAGTCTGTGGGTTGGGCGTTCAGGTGAGCTTGGCTGTGCTCAGGGCACCACGAGGCTACAGTCAAGGTGGTGGCCAGGCTGGGAGTCTGCGGGGGCTTCCGAGAAGGATGTGCCCCCCAGCTCAGCTTGTCAGCAGAATGCACTTCCTCCCAGTGTGGGACCGAGGACTCTGCATCCCTGTGGGCTCTCCGCCAGGAGTCGCTCTCTGCTCCGAGGGGTCACCTGCGGTCCTTCTCCTCCGTCCCCGGGAGTGATGTGTCCGGGCCTCCTCACGCTTGGAATCTCCCTGGCTTCCCCTACTCCACCAGCCAGGAAAAAGCTCTTGTGATTCCGTCAGACCCACCTGGCTAATCCAGCGTAATCTCCCCCGCTTTAAGGCCAATTGTGCCGTTTACTACAACATAATCAGGAGAGTGATTTCTCATCACATCACAGGTTTGAGAGATTAGGCAGgacattttgggggtgggggtagttcTAGAAATTCTGCCCATTAGATATTCCTCTCCATTTGTTTGTCACCCCTGGTTGCAAGCTCGGTGGTAAAGGAGGAAGAATGGTTTCTTAACACAGTAAGATGCTCTTTTGCGCTTTTCTTAACTGGTTTATCCAGTGAGGGCATGGTAGCCCAGGGAACATCTAGCTGCCCACGGGAGGGAACAGGGGCAGGAGAGGATGCCTGAGCACCAGGCCTTCAACGAGCTTTGCCACAATTCTGCTGTTTTCACGCCTAAATATTAGTTGTTGGGAAAGTGTTACTCTTTGGTGCCTAGTACCAAGGTGGGCAATTTTTAGTGACTGCCTCTAAATTAAAGCAAGCTTTCCCTGGAAAGTACACTGTTGTGATCATGGTATGAATCACAGGAGAGAAAATGGACCAAGATGATGTTGGTAAAACTCCTTCACTTGGGGAGCGTAACTGGACAGGAGGCTCATGCACTCATTCTGCCCAAGTGCACTGACGTCCCGGGAAACTGGGAGGACGTGTTGGTGGAAATTAGGGAGTTTCGAACGGTGTGTGGAGCTGAGACATGAATTCCTCACTGACTCTGCAGGTCCTGTCGCCTCTCTCTGACTCCATCCTGGCTGAGAAGACGGTGATTGTCCTGGATGACCGCGTCACCATCGCGGACCTGGGCGTGCAGCTGGTGGCCGGCTTATCTCTCTCTCTGCAGCCTCACAGGGTGGACAAGAGAGCCCTCGTGTCTACAGCAGCTGCCCAGGACACCCTCCAAGCCCCGCAGCAGGTGAGACTGCAGGGTCCTCTTGTCCCTGGCCAACTGAGagccctctgtctctctgtcacatcCTGCACGGGAGATCGGCAGAACACTCCCAGCTGGGACTGGTGATTCTTGAGGCTTCTTCCTGCCTCTTATCCAGTCTGTCTTGTCTGAGAAAAGTGCTCGGTGGCTTAAATACATTTTCCTCTTCTACCAATTTCTGCCCCATGTCACTTGCTTTACAGCAGCCTTATCGGTGTTACGAACCGTCCACTGCTAGACCGTGACCAAAGGACCACATGTTTTTACATTTGCCAAAGCAGGTGCCTTTTGATACTTGGAAATTCCACTTCAGCTACTTGAACAAGCATGGCTAAGAGTCACCCAACTGCTCCTGTTGACAACTATAGCCAACTCTAAAactccccccactccccacccttaAACCTTGCTGTATCATTTATAAAGATCCCAGGGCTCAGTGCCTTTCAAGCAAGCTGGTCCCATGATGCATCCTTCCTTAAGTGCTCGCAGCTAGTGCGTGGTTTGCTGCATCAGCGCTGACTTCCTAATAAAGAATGTTCAAAGGGATATTATCTTGAGCGAGAGCCTGATTAGTTGCACCTGAATTTGATTCAGATAAATTGCCTgatctttcaaaatgtttttagaaAGGTCAAAGTCAAATTCCCTTGTATGGCAGGCAATAAATTAATACACACTTGCATGCATTCATTAAAGTACATTGTTGGTTTCTCCCATCAGTGGGGCTGTAGCATATGACTGATCGCGGGTCCGAGGCTGCCGAGGGCTGGTGCAAATGATAAAACACCGACGtttatttttcccagtttgtATACTTCCATATTGTTAGATGGGAAATCATATTTACGCATTTGCACACTTGAAGGAACCTGACTGTAACATGATgctttggtttcatttttcttaggAGGCAATAGTCAGCTCTTGGATTTTGTTCAGTGATGGTTCGGTGACTCCCTTAGACATTTACGATCCCAAGGATTTTTCAGTCACTGTCTCGTCGCTGGATGAGATGGTGGTGTCCGTCCAGGCCAACCTTCAGTCCAAATGGCCGGTGGTGGTTGCGGAGGGTGAAGGGCAAGGGCCCTTGATTAAACTGGAAATGATGATCAGCGAGCCTTGTCAGAAGACCAAGAGGAAGAGCGTTCTGGCTGTGGGCAAAGGGAATGTCAAGGTCAGGTTTGAGCCGGGTATCGATGAGCACCAGGGAGGCACCAATGACATCGAGGGCATGAATCGGGAATATAAAGGCCACCTCAGCAACGCCATAGAGCGCGAGGGGAGCCAGGAGAGAGCGGTCCAGGAACGGTCCCAACATGGCGCCTCGGCTGGCCAAGAGGAAGGTACCAACAAAAGCACAACCGCACGATCCCCCATGGAAGGAAGGAGTAAGAAGTTACTCAAGAGCGGTGGTCCAGACACCTTCACAAGCTTCCCCACTCAAGGGAAGTTCCCGGAACCCCACAGTCCTGGTGACCTCACGGTGACCTCCAGGGGCTTAACCGACCTGGAGATTGGCATGTACGCCCTGCTCTGCGTCTTCTGCCTGGCCATCCTGGTCTTCTTAATCAACTGTGTGGCGTTCGCTTGGAAATACAGGCACAAAAGATTCGCTGTGAGCGAGCAAGGGAACGTCCCCCACTCCCATGACTGGGTCTGGCTCGGGAACGAGGTGGAACTCCTGGAGAACCCCGTGGACATGACGCTCCCGTCGGAGGAGTGCACGACCGTGGGAGACCGGGGTCTGCCCTTCGAGGAGAGGAACTTCCTCCTGAACGGCAGCTCCCAGAAGACGTTCCACAGTCAGCTGCTCAGGCCTGCTGACTACGTCTATGACAAAGACTTGAAAAACGAAGCCCTGAGTTCCTCGGGCCCAAAGAGGAAGAGAGTCAAGTTTACTTCCTACACCACCATCCTCCCCGAGGACGGCGGCCCGTACACCAACTCCATCCTGTTCGACAGCGATGACAGTATCAAGTGGGTGTGCCCAGATATGGGGCTGGGGGACCcccaggacttccaagactatatggACCGACTGCAGGACCAGATGTAAACTCCTTTCTCATGTTTGTATTCACCTTTATGCCTTCTGTTTTTTGAATGGTGGAGCAGTGAGCTGGATCAGCAATAGGGGGTGACTTAACAGCGCTTCTCTGGTGGAGGTCTGGGGGGCGATCCTTGCCTCAGCAGGGATCAGAGACAGCCATGGCATCTGGGTTGTGAGCCGGGCAGTGTCTCCCAGCCGGCCACCTGTGGGTCCTGGAGGAATTCTAAGACAGAGGTTTTATCTGCTGCCTGGCACTAGCTCAGTTCAAACATCATAAGCCCGACCCCACAGACATTGTTAAGTCATCTCGGGACAAGACGGCCATGTGGAATGAGAAAAGACTTGGGTTTGATTTTTCTACTCCTAGACCTTTTAAAGCACAGTGGACATTTCTCGCCCCAGGCCTGAGATCGGACATACGCGAAAGATGCTGAATGTAGCCGCCCATATTTGTTACGAGCACTgctcattatttttatatatatttgcacCTGCACCTGGTTCTTCTGACCTCTGCAGTTCTTTTCGAAACATGAAGAtgagaaatttcctttttttcccccttctctgagATCTGTTTGATTTGCGTATGAGTTGTAATCACTGAGATTTGCCACGTCATGTTGTTTCCTGGGTGTCCGTGCAGAATTTCAGGTTCTTTCCAGTTTTCCGCGTTTGATCACGTGGGGGCAATATCTAAGAAGCTTATCCTCACGCcgtctttccttctttttgtcgTTGAAATTTCTTACAGCAGACGGGGACGTGGGATTTTACTTAAAAGTATCAATATACTGTGAGGGAGGGCCATCTTCTTTACAATTTTCTACATGATGCTTTAAAACTTTGCAGAAAAGTTGGGAACCATGAACCTTTACTTTTATCTTCTGCTTGGGGAAGTCATGGGGAACTCCTTCCTGGAGTGCGTATCTTGAGGGCGAAGAAGGTCCTCAAAATAGTGTATTTATACTGATGCTTTGTGGTCAACACGATTTGTTATTGAAACTGGAATCGAGATCTAGGAATGATACATGCAAGACGGAAACTGCACAGGAAATACCATCAGATGAAACTTTCCTTATACCAGGACAAAACTGTTTAAAGCAGTAAGTGAAACGATGTTTCAGCTTAGCAATACGTAGTCGTCTATCCATACAGtgacttcccccacccccaaccaaaatatacatatatatatatatatatatcttctcaGTCTTGACTCTGGCAGAGATAAAACCTATACAGGGTGTGCGTTGATGGAGAAAAGCAATGGGttcccccccaaaattcataaaaCAAATGATCATTCCAGCAGCTTGCGAAGCagttgtgattaaaaaaacaaaaaacaaaaaacaaaaaacacatagCTACTGGGCAATCAAAatggtgagaaagagaaaaaaaaagcatgattctggcataatttttaaattaaaaaatgtctcaagcaaagcaaggatttcagGTTAGAAACTGATGACAACATGTTTCTCCGTTAAAATGAGATAGCCGGACAAACAGCCCCTGGACGAGTCTGCCTCATTTGGAGCATCCCTGAGCCACCTGCATCTCTGAGAAGCAGAGTTTCAAAGACCGGAAGCAGCAAGGGCCTGCAGGAGGTACTGAGGCAGCTCCTTGACTCCCGATGGCTGATGACGGGGCCGTTCAAAAGGGAGGCGGTCAGTGGTTCCCCACAGGGTTCTGTGGACAGGCCCGGGGCACCAGCCTCCTCCGGCCGTCACTCGGCAGCCGCGGGGTTCGCCCCGTGTCTCTTGTCCACAGGGCTGCGGCACGTTTGTAAACAGAGTGTAAGTCACCAGTGATGCACTGCCTGACCCCCAGAGGCTGGTGTTCAGTTGCTCTTGGGCTTAAAATGAGGCAGTGAGTTTCCCCAAATCTTCTAGTTTGGATGATGAAGCCAGGAGACCCAGGCGTCTGCTCCCAAAGGAGTTTTTGCAAAGAGATGACGGACATTCTCATAGGAAGAGCTCCCCTGTTATTCGAAGGAAGCTGCCTCTGCTCTCCAAGGGGCTTGGTGGGGAGGTAGCTGGAAACCACTGTGCGGGGCCGGAGAGCAGTTCCCGCGCTGATGGGGACATAGCTTGTCCATCTGAGCCCTGCGCCTTCTCTAAGGCACTtcccattctctctccctttgGATCCTCAACATCCCAGACACAGCTGGGATTTCGTTTCTGAAGCTGAGGAACCGAGGCTGACGTGGGGGTGTCTCACACACACAGCAGGCTGCCCCCCACTGGTAAAAATGAGGCTTTCAGTGGGTATAATTCGGCAGAGGATCAAAGGCAGTTACCATTGCCGCGGGGAGCCTGGTTAAGgagcatatatatacatgggagCATTTCCGAAGGTCCCGGTGCTGGACGTGACGCAGGCATGAACTGAGGAGAATGGAACGTGCCCGCGGGCGTCTCAGCGAGCCGGGAGCTGGCCGCGGTGCTGAAGGGGCCGCCCGTGGCCAAGCCGGACTCACCCAGAGCGGGGCCGGCTGTGTGCAGTCACTGGGCTTATGTCTGCGACTTGGCCAGTTCAAAGTGAAAATCAGATGGAAAGTCACGGGGAAGGGACCCCTCTTACTAAacaacacacactcacaaatactcacacatacacacggaTACCCAcgtgcgtgtgtctgtgtttctAGGGCAGCGGCAGAGAAGCCCGTCTTTCAGAGGAATCAGCACTGCCCGTTGCTCTCAGACCTGGCGTAGGCACTGTTCAGCTTAGCAGAGCTTCCCTGAAGTTCTTTCTGCTCTAAATATTTCCTGCTGATAGAAACCATGGGTGGTATCTGCTTGTTTTCCAACTAGTCGATTTtaaacacataggaactgtgcTCCCTTAAACATTTCGGCTAAAATGGGCAGAATGGCATAAATTAAGATTAgaaatacagttccctgagggCCATGCGTTTGCCTAGATTGTCCAGGGTTTTACTGCGGAGATATTCAAAGGGTCGGTGTCGATAACCCGAGAGAACGGTGTCGGTAgggtcccctcctctccccagagaACGGGATGCTTGCACTGCAGCACCCCCGTCCCTGCCCTGAGGCAGACACAGCACCTCTTGAGGGGGCGCCAAGCTGCAAACTGATTTCAGAGTCATACAGAGGGCGGTTCAGATGCTCCGTGAAGACCCGGTGACCTAGATCCATGGGGGACACGAGACCCCCGTCTCCAGGGCCAGGTGTCTGCCTTCCAGGGCGGTGCACAGTGAACCAGGAGCCGCTGCCACAAGAAAGAGCTGGCGTGTGAACACACAGTGTGCTGCATTGGGgagacaagaagaagaaaagacacGGGAAGTTTTCCCTGGAAACTTCCTCCAAAGAACTCACCAGCTAGCAGACCTCAGAATCCCCCACGTGAACCGGGAGAA encodes the following:
- the TMEM132B gene encoding transmembrane protein 132B isoform X3, which gives rise to MVSDDCASIFVNGKEMKGRVDTIVNFTHQHFTSQLEVTVWAPRLPLQVEISDTELSQVKGWRVPVAASKRPTRDSEDEEDEERKGRGCSLQYQHAAVRVLTQFVAESPDSGQLSYMLGPDWQFDITDLVVDFMKVEEPKIAQLQDGRTLAGREPGITTVQVLSPLSDSILAEKTVIVLDDRVTIADLGVQLVAGLSLSLQPHRVDKRALVSTAAAQDTLQAPQQEAIVSSWILFSDGSVTPLDIYDPKDFSVTVSSLDEMVVSVQANLQSKWPVVVAEGEGQGPLIKLEMMISEPCQKTKRKSVLAVGKGNVKVRFEPGIDEHQGGTNDIEGMNREYKGHLSNAIEREGSQERAVQERSQHGASAGQEEGTNKSTTARSPMEGRSKKLLKSGGPDTFTSFPTQGKFPEPHSPGDLTVTSRGLTDLEIGMYALLCVFCLAILVFLINCVAFAWKYRHKRFAVSEQGNVPHSHDWVWLGNEVELLENPVDMTLPSEECTTVGDRGLPFEERNFLLNGSSQKTFHSQLLRPADYVYDKDLKNEALSSSGPKRKRVKFTSYTTILPEDGGPYTNSILFDSDDSIKWVCPDMGLGDPQDFQDYMDRLQDQM